The segment GCGAGGTCGTCGAGCCCGGGACACCGGGGCTCGCGGCCGTCGTCGAGGCCTTCGGGGAGGGCGTCCTGACCGGGGAGGGGGCGCTCGACCGGCCGAAGCTCGGCTCCATCGTGTTCGCCGACGCCGACCGCCTCGCCACCCTCAACGCCATCGTCCACCCCCTGGTCGGGGCCCGGTCGGCGGAACTGGAGAGCCGGGCGGGTACGGGAGACGTCGTCGTCCACGACGTACCCCTGCTCGCCGAGAACGGGCTCGCACCGCTGTACGACCTGGTCGTGGTCGTGGACGCGTCCCCGGAGACCCAGCTCGACCGCCTCGTACGGTTCCGCGGCATGGTCGAGTCCGAGGCGCGGGCCCGGATGGCCGCCCAGGCCACGCGCGCGCAGCGCCTTGCCGTCGCGGACCTCGTGATCGACAACGACGGACCGCTCGACGCGCTCGAACCCCAGGTACGCAAGGTCTGGGACGAACTGGCGCGCAGGGCGGCGGACGGGGCCTAGCCCGTGTCCGGAGAGTCCCGCCCGGCCCGCGACGCCTGGCACGACCCGGAGGGTGTCCGGCGGATCATGGCCGGGGCCCGTCCGCGTGGGCGCCCGGCGGAATGAGGGTGCCGGGTCCGGTGTTCAACCATCGGATCGAGGGGAAGGATTCCATGGTGGCCGACAGAAACCCGGAAACGCACGTCATCGACTTCCGCGCCGCCGAGCACCTGCTGGCCGCCCGGGATCCCCGTGGCGCCGTGAAGCTGCTGGACTCCGTGATCGCCGCGCACCCCGAGAACACCGCCGCGCGCCTGCTGCGGGCCCGGGCGTTCTTCGCCGCCGCGCAGCTGCGTCCGGCGCAGCTGGAGTTCGAGCTGGTCCTGGAGCGCGAGCCGGACAACGCGTTCGCGCACTTCGCCCTTGCCCGTACCTTCGAGCGTTCGGGTCTGACCGCCCAGGCCACCCGGCACTTCCGTCTCGCCGCGGCGCTCGACCCGAAGCCGGAGTACCTCCAGGCCGCGGGCTTCGACACCGAGCAGTAGGGCCGGTGCGGCGGGGCGCTCAGCGTCCCGTGCCGCCGTGGTCGGGTTCGTACGGCGGGATGTTCCGGCCCGGCTGCCAGTGCGGGCCCTGACGTATGTGGTGCACCACCATCGCCAGGTCGCACACGACCACCAGGAACAGCACCCCGCAGGCCGCCGCCCAGCCGGGGCGGCCCACCAGCGAGAAGACGGTCGTGCCGAAGGCGGCCCAGAGCAGTCCCCACATGCCCAGCCAGAACCGCATGCGCAGGGGACTGCGCGCGGTCACCGGTTCGTTCCCGGAACGCATGACGGTCACCCTCTCCCGTCGGTGCCCCGAAGGGCCTCTTCCAGGATGGACCCCGCGGTGGGGTGAAGGGAACCGGTCAGTGGATGACGCTGTAGCTGCGCCACGGCAGGGCGCCCGGAGCGACCCTGTAGCTGGTGTTCATGGGGAGGTAGATGTTGTGCTTCCCCTGGCAGTCGGGCGTCGAGTACAGCCTGATGTCGACCAGGGTGTTGTTCTCGACCCGGTGCACCCCGCTCGGGGCGAGGAGGCGGTGGCAGCCGTTCACCGAGGGGCTCGTCACGGTCACCACGACCTCACGGTCCGTCTCGTAGGAGAGCGTGCCGACCATGGTGCGGCCCAGGCTCGAACAGCCGGCGACGGCGAAGGTGAGCAGCACGGCCCCGGTGGCGGTCGTGAGACGCCGGCGAACGGACATGTCGGTTCCTCTTCTGTCGGGGTCCGGGTCGGTGTTCCGGTGGCACCTCGGGTGCACCCGGTTCAGGCCCACCCTCGCGCCCCCGGGCGCCCGTGTCATCCGTTGCTGGGCCGCCCGGGCGAACCCGCCTGTCGGCCGTTGTCAGACCCCCGCCGTAAGGTCGGAGAACCGGTCGCCGTTCGTCACCGGAGGGAAGGAGCGCGGAGCCGTGGCACACACCTGGACGAGCAGCGCCGCCGTCTTCCTGCCGGCCGCCCTGCCCCGTGAGGGCCGCGTCGCCTTCTGGGCCCCCGACGGCGACGCGCTGCCGGACCCGGCCGAGAGCGGTGCGGAGCGCGTCGAGCTGACCGTCGCCCGACGGCACGGCAGCGGTGCCCGAGGCCGGGCCGTCCCCGCCCTGACCCTCCCGGTCGACGCCGCCCTGCCCCACCTCGTCGCGGCCCGCCGCCACCCGGCCGCCCACCCCGCCACCGCCGGCTGGGGCGCCGCCGCCCTGCACGCCCTGCACCTGGTGGCCCGCGGCCGCATGCTGCCGGGTCTGACCGCCGACGACCTGGACGCCTGGCGGGCCGGTCCGCTGGACGCCGAGGACATCGCCCATCTGCGGGCCGTCGCCGCCGCCCTGCCGTACGAGGCGCACGCCGTGCCCGTCCCCGGGAGCGGCCCGCTGCGACTGCCCGACCCCGAGGCCCTCGTGCGCGCCTTCCTCGACGCCGTCGCCGACACCCTGCCCCGCACCCCGGCCGCCGCCCACGCGGTCGGGGCGCCGTTCGCGGCCCGCGCCCCCCAGCACCTGCCCCATGCGCGTGCCTGGGCCGCCGAGGCGGCGGCCGGGATGGACGCGGGCGTCCGGGTCTCGCTCCGCCTGGACTTCTCGCCGTACGAACTGTTCGACACGACGGACAGCGCCCATGGCACCGACACCGCCGAGACGCCCCCGGGCGAGCGCCACGCGGCCGCGGCGCTCCTCCAGGTCCACAGCCTCGCCGACCCCACCCTCGTCATCGACGCCACGGCCCTGTGGGCGGGCGACGGCGAGCACTTCGGGCCCCGCGCCCGGATCGACGCCGTCCTCGCCCTGCGCCGGGCGGCCCGCGTCTGGCCCCCGCTCGCCCGGCTCCTGGAGCGGGACGTGCCCGACGTCCTCGCCGTCACCGAGGACGAGCTGTACGAGCTGCTCGGCCCCGCCGCCGCCCGGCTCGCCGACGCCGGGGTCGCCGTCCACTGGCCGCGTGAGCTGGCCCGCTCGCTCAGCGCCTCCGCCGTCGTCCGGGCCGCCCAGGCCGCGCCCGGCTCGGCGACCGACGGCACCGCGTTCTTCGACAGCGAGGAACTCCTGCGGTTCAACTGGCAGCTGGCCCTCGACGGCGATCCGCTCACCGAGCGGGAGATGGACCACCTGGCCGAGGCCCACCGGCCGATCGTGCGCCTCCGCGACCAGTGGGTCGTCGTCGACCCCGACCTCGTCCGCAAGGCGCGCAAGCGGGAACTCGGCCTGCTCGAACCGGTCGACGCCCTGGCCGTCGCCCTCACCGGCACCGCCGAGGTGGACGGCGAGACCGTGCCCGCCGTCCCCGTCGGAGCGCTCGCCGCGCTCCGCGACCGGCTCCTGGCCGGACCCGAGGACGTGCAGGCCCCGCCCGGCCTCACCGCCACCCTCCGCGACTACCAGCTGCGCGGCCTCGCCTGGCTGGACCTGATGACCTCGCTGGGTCTCGGCGGCTGCCTCGCCGACGACATGGGCCTCGGCAAGACGGTCACCCTCATCGCCCTCCACCTGCGCCGCGCCCGCCGCGCCCCCACCCTCGTCGTCTGCCCGGCCTCCCTGCTCGGCAACTGGCAGCGGGAGGTGGAGAAGTTCGCCCCCGACGTGCCCGTCCGGCGTTTCCACGGCGCCGACCGTGACCTCGACGGCGCCGACGGCGGGTTCGTCCTCACCACCTACGGCACCCTGCGGACGAGCGCCGCCCGACTGGCCGAGCGGGAGTGGGGGATGGTCGTCGCCGACGAGGCCCAGCACGTCAAGAACCCGTTCTCCGCGACCGCGAAGGCGCTCCGCGAGATCCCCTCGCCCGCCCGGGTCGCCCTGACCGGCACCCCCGTGGAGAACAACCTCTCCGAGCTGTGGGCGCTCCTCGACTGGACCACCCCCGGCCTCCTCGGCCCGCTCAAGGCCTTCCGCTCCCGGCACGCCCGCGCCGTCGAGAACCACGAGGAGATCGAGCACGAGGAGGCCGTCGAGCGGCTCGCCCGGCTCGTACGGCCCTTCCTGCTGCGCCGCCGCAAGTCCGACCCCGGCATCGTCCCCGAGCTGCCGCCGAAGACGGAGTCCGACCATCCCGTCTCCCTCACCCGGGAGCAGGCCTCGCTCTACGAGGCGGTGGTCCGCGAGACCATGGCGCAGATCGAGGAGGCCGAGGGCATCGCCCGCCGGGGCCTCGTCATGAAGCTGCTCACCTCCCTCAAGCAGATCTGCAACCACCCCGCGCAGTACCTGAAGGAAGCGGCACCGCGCGGCAGCGGAACCTCCCGCCTCGCCGGCCGCTCGGGGAAGCTCACCCTGCTCGACGAGCTCCTCGACACGATCCTCGCCGAGGACGGCTCCGTGCTCGTCTTCACCCAGTACGTGACGATGGCGCGGCTCCTCGCCGACCATCTGGCCGCCCGCGGCATCCAGGCCCAACTCCTCCACGGCGGCACCCCGGTGGCCGAGCGGGAGCGGATGGTCGACCGCTTCCAGGCCGGCGAGGTCCCCGTCTTCCTGCTCTCCCTCAAGGCCGCGGGCACCGGCCTCAACCTCACCCGGGCCGGCCATGTCGTCCACTTCGACCGCTGGTGGAACCCCGCCGTCGAGGAGCAGGCCACCGACCGGGCCTACCGCATCGGGCAGACCCAGCCGGTGCAGGTCCACCGGCTCGTCGCCGAGGGCACCGTCGAGGACCGCATCGGCGAGATGCTCCGCGCGAAGCGGGCCCTGGCCGACGCCGTCCTCGGCTCGGGCGAGGCGGCCCTCACCGAACTGACCGACCGGGAGCTCGCCGACCTGGTGTCCCTGAGGAGGCCCTCGTGACCATGCCACGGGGCGCCCGCGGCGCAGCCCCCCGCCACGACGACCGCCGCCGCAGCTTCCCGCAGGTCGCACCCCGCGAGGCTCCCGACGGTCGGTTCGCCGCCACCTGGTGGGGGAACGCCTGGGTGGAGGCACTGGAGGACACGGCCCTGGACGTGGCCCGTCTCGCCCGCGGCAGGGCGTACGCGGGACGCGGGCATGTCGACGCGATCACCGTCACTCCCGGCCGGGTCGTCGCCTATGTCCACGGCAGCCGGCCCCGCCCGTACCGCACCGAGATCAGGATGCGGACCCTCGGGGACGACGGCTGGGAGCGGTTCCTCGACGAGGCCACGGCCCGCCCCGACCACATCGCCGCCCTGCTCGACAAGGACGTGCCGCACGCCCTGGGGGCGGTCACCGGTCTGCTGCCCGCGCCGGGCGACCTCGTCCCCGACTGCTCCTGCCCGGACGACGGTTACCCCTGCAAGCACGCCGCCGCCCTCTGCTACCAGGCCGCCCGACTCCTCGACGAGGACCCGTTCGTCCTCTTCCTGATGCGCGGTCGCGGGGAGCAGGAGCTGCTCGCCGAGCTCACCCGGCGCAACGCGGCCCTGTCCGCCGCCGAGACGACCGCCGCCGCACCCCCGATGCCCACCGTCCCCGCCCGTGCCGTGTTCGCCGCGACGGAGCGGGCGGGGCTGCCGCTGCCTCCTCCGCTGCCGCTTCCGGACCGCCCCGGTCGCCCCGCCGTCTTCCCGCCCGACCCCGACGCCCCCGACCCGCTCGCCCTCGACCTCCTCGCCTCCGAAGCCGCCGCCCGCGCCCACGCGTTCCTCGCCACCGGGCACGACCCGGTCGCCGCGCTCAGCCCGTGGCAGGACGCCGTCCGGCTGGCCGCCGCACACCCCGGCTCCGGGCTCACGGCCACGACCCGGGCCCTCTACCGCGACCTGGCGTACGCGCTCGACCGGACCCCCACGGACCTCGCCAGGGCCGTCGCCGCCTGGCGTCAGGGCGGCGCCGCCGGTCTCGCCGTACTCGAAGAGCCGTGGGATCCGCCCGCGGGTCCGTTCGACCGTGCCCGGCCCGCGCTGCTCGCCGCCGATTTCCCCGCCTTCCGTCCCTGGCGCAACCGCCTCTCCACCGAGTCCCTGCAGCTCCGCCTCGGCCGTGACGGCCTCTGGTACGGCTACGAGTCGGACGCCGGACGCGAGGACTGGTGGCCGCGCGGCACCCCCGACCACGACCCGGTGGGAGCCCTCACCGACCTTCTGGGGCGCTGACCGACACTCGAACGGGGCCCACTCGATGGAGTGAAACCCGTCAACGGCCGGATCCGGCACGTGCGTTTGTCGCGTTGATTCCGGTACGGGCACTTGCCCGCACACCTCCGGAAGGCAGGAAGCCATGAGGCAGATTCGCCGAAGTGGTCTGGCCACACTGTTGGTCACGGGTGGGGCGCTCGCCCTGTCGGCGGGCGCCGCGCACGCCGACTCCGGCGCACAGGGCGCCGCGGTCGGCTCGCCGGGCGTCGGCTCCGGCAACACGGTTCAGCTGCCGGTGCACGTGCCGGTCAACGTCTGCGGCAACACGGTCAGCGTCGTCGGCCTGCTCAACCCGGCCTTCGGCAACCGCTGTTCCAACCACTCCGCCGAGAAGGAGCCCGACGGCTACGGCTCGGAGGACGGCGGCGGGTCCCACAAGGACGAGCCGGGCACCCCGCGCGGCGGGGAGCAGGCCGGCGGTCACCACGGCGGCGGTCAGCACGGCGGCGGCTCCTCCGACGGCGGCTCGTCCAACGGCGGCGGGTCCACGGCCGAGACCCACGTCGCGGGATCTCCCGGCGTCCTCTCCGGGAACGGCCTCCAGCTGCCCATCGACCTCCCGGTGAACGTCAGCGGGAACTCGGTCAACGTGGTCGGCATCCTCAACCCGGTCTTCGGCAACACCTCGGTCAACGGCCCCTCGAAGCCCGAGCAGCCGATCGAGACGCCGACGCCCCGCCCGCAGACCCCCGTCCGGAACGTGCCGGTCCCGCAGACCGAGACCGAGACGGAGAAGCCGGCCGCCCCGGCGCCCAAGCCGCAGGGTGGGACGAGCACGGTCGCGCTGGCCGCCACCGGTTCGGACAGCGTCGGTTACACGTCCGCCGCGAGCGCCGCGCTGCTGCTCGGCGGAGCCCTGCTGTACCGTCGCGCGCGCCGCGCCGGAGACCAGGCCTGAGGGTCCCGACCACGCGGTCCGGCCGACGCGCACTGACACCCGAGCTGTCAGCCGCGTCCCCGGCCGAGGGCGCTCTCGCCACCGCGACGCCAGGCCCGGAGCACCGCCTCGATGGCGGGAGCAACCCTCGTCCGGGCCTGGTGCCGAGGAACCCCCTGCATCAGCAAGGTGTCGTACGGCGTGTCGACATGGCGCACGGAGGCGCGCACGGCCGCCGTGACGGCGCCTCGGTCGAGCGAGCGGCCGGCCGCCGTGCGCCCCACCCGTCCACTGCCCTTCGCGGAGGCGTGGACGGCGATCTCCGTGGCCCGGTCCGCCGGGATGGACGGAAAGAGCCGCAGGACCTCCGACCGGAGGACCTCGGTGATCTCCACGTCGAGCGCCGCGCGCCGTACCGCGTCCCTCGCCCGGCGCCTGGCCCGCGCCTCCGCGTCCGCCAGGCAGGACAGCTCCGCCTCGGCGAGTGCCGCCTCCTCGACGAGCAGGCCCTGACGCTCGTAGCGGGTGCGGCGCCTGTTGTGGCGTACGACCACCGCCCAGAGCGCGCTTCCCTCGCGGGCCCGGCGGGTGAGCGCCGTGTCGCCCCGGCGCAGGAAGACGAGATGCCCGAGGTCGGCGCAGTCCAGACAGACCGGGGAGTTGAACTCGACGATCATCCGTTCGAGGGGGCCCTGCCGGCACTCCGAGCAGCGGCGGCGCTTGAGCGGCTCGACGACCACGGGCGCGACGAGATCCATGTCCGCGCCCCCGTTCAGCGGACGCCGGGCGCGGCGGCGGCGATGAACACGGCGAGCGCTTCCTTCGCCTCCGCCGAGCGGCGGGCGCGCTCGGCCTCTCCCTCCGCATCGTGCATGCAGTGGGTCTGCTCGAACGCGGCCTCGGCCAGTCGGCGGACGTGCGGGTCGTCGCAGACCAACTGCACGCGGAAGAGGGCTTGGCGGGCGGCGGTGCGCTGCCGGTAGGAGGCGTGGCGGGACTCCTCGGCCTCCTCCGACCCCGGCTCCTCGTGCGTCCGGAACCAGCGGTCGTTCTGGCTGTGCCGGTAGTCGACGACCGCGCCCGCGTAGGCACTGTAGGTCGAGATCCGCTCCTGGCGGAGCTGCTCGGTCCGGGCCAGCGAGGCGGTGCGCTCGGTGGCCCGCCCCTGGAACCAGTGCGTCGCGATGACACCCAACAGGGTTCCCGCCACCGCTATCAGCGCCACATCCATGACCGGGCGCCCCCTCCCGTCCGCCGTCCTGTCCATCGGCCCGAAGGATCTTCAGGCTCTCAGATCATGACAGTCGAGGGGGTGTCACGTCACGGTCGCCTGCTCACTGCCGGTAGCCGCTGAGGAAGCGGCCGATGCGGCTGATCGCGGCGTCGAGGTCGTCGGCGTACGGCAGGGTCAGGATGCGGAAGTGGTCCGGGCGGGGCCAGTTGAATCCGGTGCCCTGGACGACCTGGATCTTCTCCCGCAGGAGCAGGTCGAGGACGAACTTCTCGTCGTCGTGGATCTTGTGCACGGCGGGGTCGAGGCGAGGGAAGGCGTACAGCGCCCCCTTCGGCTTCACACAGGAGACG is part of the Streptomyces sp. NBC_00250 genome and harbors:
- a CDS encoding DUF6343 family protein yields the protein MRSGNEPVTARSPLRMRFWLGMWGLLWAAFGTTVFSLVGRPGWAAACGVLFLVVVCDLAMVVHHIRQGPHWQPGRNIPPYEPDHGGTGR
- a CDS encoding tetratricopeptide repeat protein: MADRNPETHVIDFRAAEHLLAARDPRGAVKLLDSVIAAHPENTAARLLRARAFFAAAQLRPAQLEFELVLEREPDNAFAHFALARTFERSGLTAQATRHFRLAAALDPKPEYLQAAGFDTEQ
- a CDS encoding DUF2293 domain-containing protein, with product MDLVAPVVVEPLKRRRCSECRQGPLERMIVEFNSPVCLDCADLGHLVFLRRGDTALTRRAREGSALWAVVVRHNRRRTRYERQGLLVEEAALAEAELSCLADAEARARRRARDAVRRAALDVEITEVLRSEVLRLFPSIPADRATEIAVHASAKGSGRVGRTAAGRSLDRGAVTAAVRASVRHVDTPYDTLLMQGVPRHQARTRVAPAIEAVLRAWRRGGESALGRGRG
- the coaE gene encoding dephospho-CoA kinase, which codes for MLKVGLTGGIGAGKSEVSRLLVSYGAVLIDADRIAREVVEPGTPGLAAVVEAFGEGVLTGEGALDRPKLGSIVFADADRLATLNAIVHPLVGARSAELESRAGTGDVVVHDVPLLAENGLAPLYDLVVVVDASPETQLDRLVRFRGMVESEARARMAAQATRAQRLAVADLVIDNDGPLDALEPQVRKVWDELARRAADGA
- a CDS encoding chaplin, with translation MRQIRRSGLATLLVTGGALALSAGAAHADSGAQGAAVGSPGVGSGNTVQLPVHVPVNVCGNTVSVVGLLNPAFGNRCSNHSAEKEPDGYGSEDGGGSHKDEPGTPRGGEQAGGHHGGGQHGGGSSDGGSSNGGGSTAETHVAGSPGVLSGNGLQLPIDLPVNVSGNSVNVVGILNPVFGNTSVNGPSKPEQPIETPTPRPQTPVRNVPVPQTETETEKPAAPAPKPQGGTSTVALAATGSDSVGYTSAASAALLLGGALLYRRARRAGDQA
- a CDS encoding DEAD/DEAH box helicase yields the protein MAHTWTSSAAVFLPAALPREGRVAFWAPDGDALPDPAESGAERVELTVARRHGSGARGRAVPALTLPVDAALPHLVAARRHPAAHPATAGWGAAALHALHLVARGRMLPGLTADDLDAWRAGPLDAEDIAHLRAVAAALPYEAHAVPVPGSGPLRLPDPEALVRAFLDAVADTLPRTPAAAHAVGAPFAARAPQHLPHARAWAAEAAAGMDAGVRVSLRLDFSPYELFDTTDSAHGTDTAETPPGERHAAAALLQVHSLADPTLVIDATALWAGDGEHFGPRARIDAVLALRRAARVWPPLARLLERDVPDVLAVTEDELYELLGPAAARLADAGVAVHWPRELARSLSASAVVRAAQAAPGSATDGTAFFDSEELLRFNWQLALDGDPLTEREMDHLAEAHRPIVRLRDQWVVVDPDLVRKARKRELGLLEPVDALAVALTGTAEVDGETVPAVPVGALAALRDRLLAGPEDVQAPPGLTATLRDYQLRGLAWLDLMTSLGLGGCLADDMGLGKTVTLIALHLRRARRAPTLVVCPASLLGNWQREVEKFAPDVPVRRFHGADRDLDGADGGFVLTTYGTLRTSAARLAEREWGMVVADEAQHVKNPFSATAKALREIPSPARVALTGTPVENNLSELWALLDWTTPGLLGPLKAFRSRHARAVENHEEIEHEEAVERLARLVRPFLLRRRKSDPGIVPELPPKTESDHPVSLTREQASLYEAVVRETMAQIEEAEGIARRGLVMKLLTSLKQICNHPAQYLKEAAPRGSGTSRLAGRSGKLTLLDELLDTILAEDGSVLVFTQYVTMARLLADHLAARGIQAQLLHGGTPVAERERMVDRFQAGEVPVFLLSLKAAGTGLNLTRAGHVVHFDRWWNPAVEEQATDRAYRIGQTQPVQVHRLVAEGTVEDRIGEMLRAKRALADAVLGSGEAALTELTDRELADLVSLRRPS
- a CDS encoding SWIM zinc finger family protein, translating into MPRGARGAAPRHDDRRRSFPQVAPREAPDGRFAATWWGNAWVEALEDTALDVARLARGRAYAGRGHVDAITVTPGRVVAYVHGSRPRPYRTEIRMRTLGDDGWERFLDEATARPDHIAALLDKDVPHALGAVTGLLPAPGDLVPDCSCPDDGYPCKHAAALCYQAARLLDEDPFVLFLMRGRGEQELLAELTRRNAALSAAETTAAAPPMPTVPARAVFAATERAGLPLPPPLPLPDRPGRPAVFPPDPDAPDPLALDLLASEAAARAHAFLATGHDPVAALSPWQDAVRLAAAHPGSGLTATTRALYRDLAYALDRTPTDLARAVAAWRQGGAAGLAVLEEPWDPPAGPFDRARPALLAADFPAFRPWRNRLSTESLQLRLGRDGLWYGYESDAGREDWWPRGTPDHDPVGALTDLLGR